In the genome of Streptomyces globosus, one region contains:
- a CDS encoding IS607 family transposase — protein sequence MKLSEWARQQGVSYQTAWRWVRDGKMPVPVRQAPSGTWLVDEPAPAAVVEAGRVVAYCRVSSVDQKADLDRQVARVVAGANGLGLAVAEVVTEVGCGVNGGRRELHRVLSDPQVAVIVVEHRDRLAHFGVEHLEAVLSASGRRLVVLDPTETAETADDLVRDITEVLTSMCARLYGRRAAKNRAARAVAVATAEADE from the coding sequence GTGAAGCTTTCGGAGTGGGCCCGTCAGCAGGGCGTGAGCTACCAGACCGCTTGGCGGTGGGTGAGGGACGGGAAGATGCCCGTGCCGGTCCGCCAGGCGCCGTCGGGGACGTGGCTGGTCGATGAGCCTGCTCCGGCCGCAGTCGTGGAGGCGGGGCGGGTGGTGGCGTACTGCCGCGTGTCGTCGGTCGACCAGAAAGCGGATCTTGACCGGCAGGTGGCCCGGGTCGTGGCGGGTGCGAACGGGCTGGGTCTGGCCGTCGCCGAGGTCGTGACCGAGGTCGGTTGCGGGGTGAACGGCGGGCGCCGGGAGCTGCACCGGGTGCTGTCCGACCCGCAGGTCGCGGTGATCGTGGTCGAGCACCGCGACCGGCTGGCCCACTTCGGTGTCGAGCACCTCGAAGCGGTCCTGTCGGCGTCGGGGCGGCGCCTGGTCGTCCTCGACCCCACCGAGACCGCCGAGACCGCCGACGACCTCGTACGGGACATCACCGAGGTGCTCACCTCGATGTGCGCCCGCCTGTACGGGCGGCGGGCGGCGAAGAACCGGGCCGCCCGCGCGGTGGCCGTGGCGACCGCCGAGGCCGACGAGTGA
- a CDS encoding IS607 family transposase yields the protein MRLSEWARQQGVSYQTAWRWVKDGRMPVPVRQAPSGTWLVDEPAPAAVAEAGRVVAYCRVSSADQKADLDRQTARVVAGANGLGLAVAEVVAEVDSGLNGRRRKLHRVLSDPQAAVIVVEHRDRLARFGVEHLEAVLSASGRRLVVLDPAETTETADDLVGDITEVLTSMCVRLYGRRAAKNRAARAVAVATGEDAG from the coding sequence GTGAGGCTTTCGGAGTGGGCCCGTCAGCAGGGCGTGAGCTATCAGACCGCGTGGCGGTGGGTGAAGGACGGGAGGATGCCCGTCCCGGTCCGCCAGGCGCCGTCCGGGACGTGGCTGGTCGATGAGCCCGCTCCGGCCGCCGTCGCGGAGGCGGGGCGGGTGGTCGCGTACTGCCGTGTCTCGTCCGCCGACCAGAAAGCAGACCTTGACCGGCAGACGGCCCGGGTCGTGGCCGGCGCGAACGGGCTGGGCCTGGCCGTCGCCGAGGTCGTCGCCGAGGTCGACTCGGGGCTGAACGGCCGGCGCCGGAAGTTGCACCGGGTGCTGTCCGACCCGCAGGCGGCGGTGATCGTGGTCGAGCACCGTGACCGGCTTGCCCGGTTCGGTGTCGAGCACCTCGAAGCGGTCCTGTCGGCGTCCGGGCGGCGTCTGGTCGTCCTCGACCCCGCCGAGACCACCGAGACCGCCGATGACCTCGTAGGGGACATCACCGAGGTGCTCACGTCGATGTGCGTGCGCCTGTACGGGCGGCGGGCGGCGAAGAACCGGGCCGCTCGCGCGGTGGCCGTGGCGACCGGCGAGGACGCCGGGTGA
- the tnpB gene encoding IS607 family element RNA-guided endonuclease TnpB: MKKFRPQPGYVVQAFRFALDPNASQEAALRSHCGAARAAYNWAVGWVTASWWQRRAEETYGIPEESLTEWRPWSLPSLRKAFNEAKHTDPRFAGWWERNSKEAYSTGLANASSAFDNYAKSKNGKRKGARMGVPRFKPKRKARLACRFTTGTIRVDADGRHVTLPRLGTIRTHEPTVKLLGRVQAGTARILSAAVRHERGRWFASFQVEVKRDIVRVARPDVAVGIDLGVKALAVMADSTGEIRTVANPGHYDAARAQLRRASRTVSRRQGPDRRTGQKPSRRWEKANAARNRVHHRVANLREDALHKLTTAVAAEYGTVVVEDLNVAGMLRNRRLARRIADAGFGEIRRLLTYKTGQRHATRLVVANRWYPSSKTCSGCGAVKAKLPLHMRTFECDACHLVIDRDDNAALNLAALAAACATGTGVAGDQDTTVVVSKPRGADRKTRATRPRRKAEAGRAGGATRRTSGRQKRETVLKPKPSRFGDETDLPGRIARNAERC, translated from the coding sequence GTGAAGAAGTTCCGCCCGCAGCCCGGGTACGTGGTGCAGGCGTTCCGGTTCGCCCTGGACCCGAACGCCTCCCAGGAGGCCGCGTTGCGTTCGCACTGCGGTGCCGCGCGGGCCGCGTACAACTGGGCTGTGGGCTGGGTGACGGCGTCGTGGTGGCAGCGCCGCGCGGAGGAGACCTACGGGATCCCCGAGGAGTCGCTGACCGAGTGGCGGCCGTGGTCGCTTCCGTCGCTGCGGAAGGCGTTCAACGAGGCCAAGCACACCGACCCCCGGTTCGCCGGGTGGTGGGAGAGGAACTCCAAGGAGGCGTACTCCACCGGGCTGGCGAACGCGTCGTCCGCGTTCGACAACTACGCGAAGTCGAAGAACGGCAAGCGGAAGGGCGCCCGGATGGGCGTCCCCCGGTTCAAGCCGAAGCGGAAGGCGCGTCTTGCCTGCCGGTTCACCACGGGCACCATCCGTGTGGACGCCGACGGCCGGCACGTCACCCTCCCCCGCCTCGGGACGATCCGCACCCACGAGCCGACGGTGAAGCTCCTCGGCCGCGTCCAGGCCGGGACAGCCCGGATCCTGTCCGCGGCCGTGCGGCACGAGCGCGGACGCTGGTTCGCCTCGTTCCAGGTCGAGGTCAAGCGCGACATCGTGCGCGTGGCTCGCCCGGATGTGGCGGTCGGCATCGACCTCGGTGTGAAGGCCCTCGCCGTGATGGCCGACTCGACGGGCGAGATCCGCACCGTCGCGAACCCGGGCCACTACGACGCCGCCCGCGCGCAGCTGCGCCGCGCCTCCCGGACCGTGTCCCGGCGTCAGGGCCCCGACCGGCGCACCGGGCAGAAGCCGTCCCGCCGCTGGGAGAAGGCCAACGCGGCCCGCAACCGCGTGCACCACCGGGTGGCGAACCTCCGCGAGGACGCCCTGCACAAGCTCACCACCGCCGTGGCCGCCGAGTACGGCACCGTCGTGGTCGAAGACCTCAACGTCGCCGGAATGCTCCGCAACCGGCGTCTGGCCCGCCGCATCGCCGATGCCGGGTTCGGGGAGATCCGCCGCCTGCTCACCTACAAGACCGGCCAGCGCCACGCCACCCGCCTTGTGGTCGCGAACCGCTGGTACCCCTCCTCGAAGACCTGTTCCGGGTGCGGCGCGGTGAAAGCCAAGCTGCCGCTGCACATGCGGACCTTCGAGTGCGACGCCTGCCACCTGGTCATCGACCGGGACGACAACGCCGCGCTCAACCTCGCCGCCCTCGCGGCGGCCTGCGCCACTGGTACCGGAGTGGCCGGAGACCAGGACACCACCGTGGTGGTGTCGAAGCCTCGTGGAGCCGACCGCAAGACCCGCGCCACCCGCCCCCGCCGCAAGGCGGAGGCGGGGCGGGCAGGTGGCGCAACCCGCCGCACCAGCGGCAGACAGAAACGAGAGACCGTACTCAAACCGAAGCCCTCACGCTTTGGTGATGAGACGGACCTTCCGGGCCGGATTGCCCGGAATGCTGAGAGGTGCTGA
- a CDS encoding acetyl/propionyl/methylcrotonyl-CoA carboxylase subunit alpha, translating to MRKVLIANRGEIAVRVARACRDAGIASVAVYADPDRDALHVRAADEAFALGGDTPAASYLDISKVLQAAADSGADAIHPGYGFLSENAEFAQAVLDAGLTWIGPPPQAIRDLGDKVAARHIAQRAGAPLVAGTPDPVSGAEEVVAFAKEHGLPIAIKAAFGGGGRGLKVARTLDEVPELYDSAVREAVAAFGRGECFVERYLDKPRHVETQCLADSHGNVVVVSTRDCSLQRRHQKLVEEAPAPFLSEEQNAELYRASKAILKEAGYVGAGTVEFLVGVDGTISFLEVNTRLQVEHPVTEEVAGIDLVREMFRIADGEELGYGDPVLRGHSFEFRINGEDPGRNFLPAPGTVTRFSAPTGPGVRLDAGVESGSVIGPAWDSLLAKLIVTGATREQALQRAARALAEFEVEGMATAIPFHRAVVADPAFAPTDGTPFKVHTRWIETEFVNEIPAFAAPAADEAEDEPGRETVVVEVGGKRLEVSLPSSLGMTLARTAAAGGAKPKRRAAKKSGPAASGDTLASPMQGTIVKVAVEEGQQVNEGDLVVVLEAMKMEQPLNAHRSGTVVGLTAEVGASLTSGATICEIKD from the coding sequence GTGCGCAAGGTGCTCATCGCCAACCGTGGCGAAATCGCTGTCCGCGTTGCTCGGGCCTGCCGGGATGCCGGGATCGCGAGCGTAGCCGTCTACGCCGATCCGGACCGGGACGCCCTGCACGTCCGCGCGGCCGACGAAGCTTTCGCGTTGGGCGGTGACACCCCGGCCGCGAGCTACCTGGACATCTCCAAGGTCCTCCAGGCGGCCGCCGACTCCGGCGCCGACGCCATCCACCCCGGATACGGCTTCCTCTCCGAGAACGCCGAATTCGCGCAGGCCGTCCTCGACGCGGGCCTGACCTGGATCGGCCCGCCGCCGCAGGCCATCCGGGACCTCGGAGACAAGGTCGCCGCCCGCCACATCGCGCAGCGCGCCGGCGCCCCGCTGGTCGCCGGCACCCCCGACCCGGTGTCGGGCGCCGAGGAGGTCGTCGCCTTCGCCAAGGAGCACGGCCTGCCCATCGCGATCAAGGCCGCCTTCGGCGGCGGCGGCCGCGGCCTGAAGGTCGCCCGCACGCTCGACGAGGTCCCCGAGCTGTACGACTCCGCCGTCCGCGAGGCCGTCGCCGCCTTCGGCCGCGGCGAGTGCTTCGTCGAGCGCTACCTCGACAAGCCGCGCCACGTCGAGACCCAGTGCCTCGCCGACAGCCACGGCAACGTCGTCGTCGTCTCCACCCGCGACTGCTCGCTCCAGCGCCGCCACCAGAAGCTGGTCGAGGAGGCCCCGGCGCCGTTCCTCTCCGAGGAGCAGAACGCCGAGCTGTACCGCGCCTCCAAGGCCATCCTGAAGGAGGCCGGCTACGTCGGCGCCGGCACCGTCGAGTTCCTCGTCGGCGTCGACGGCACGATCTCCTTCCTGGAGGTCAACACCCGCCTCCAGGTGGAGCACCCGGTCACCGAGGAGGTCGCCGGCATCGACCTCGTGCGCGAGATGTTCCGCATCGCCGACGGCGAGGAGCTCGGGTACGGCGACCCGGTCCTGCGCGGCCACTCCTTCGAGTTCCGCATCAACGGCGAGGACCCGGGCCGGAACTTCCTGCCCGCGCCCGGCACCGTCACCAGGTTCAGCGCGCCGACCGGCCCCGGCGTCCGCCTGGACGCGGGCGTCGAGTCCGGGTCGGTCATCGGCCCGGCCTGGGACTCCCTCCTGGCCAAGCTGATCGTGACGGGCGCGACCCGCGAGCAGGCGCTGCAGCGTGCGGCCCGCGCGCTGGCCGAGTTCGAGGTCGAGGGCATGGCCACGGCCATCCCGTTCCACCGCGCGGTCGTCGCCGACCCGGCGTTCGCCCCGACGGACGGCACCCCGTTCAAGGTCCACACCCGCTGGATCGAGACCGAGTTCGTCAACGAGATCCCCGCGTTCGCGGCCCCCGCGGCCGACGAGGCCGAGGACGAGCCCGGCCGAGAGACGGTCGTCGTCGAGGTCGGCGGCAAGCGGCTGGAGGTCTCCCTCCCGTCGTCCCTCGGCATGACCCTGGCCCGCACGGCCGCGGCGGGCGGCGCCAAGCCGAAGCGCCGCGCGGCGAAGAAGTCCGGCCCCGCCGCCTCCGGCGACACCCTCGCCTCCCCGATGCAGGGCACGATCGTCAAGGTCGCCGTCGAGGAGGGCCAGCAGGTCAACGAGGGCGACCTGGTCGTCGTCCTGGAGGCGATGAAGATGGAGCAGCCGCTGAACGCGCACCGCTCCGGCACCGTCGTCGGCCTGACGGCCGAGGTCGGCGCCTCCCTCACCTCCGGCGCAACGATCTGCGAGATCAAGGACTGA
- a CDS encoding DeoR/GlpR family DNA-binding transcription regulator, translating into MFAAERRQLILEMVRANGAVSLRELARVVQTSEVTVRRDVRALEAEGLLDRRHGGAVLPGGFTRESGFPQKSHLATAEKTAIADVAAGLVEEGEAVVVGAGTTTQELARRLARVPGLTVVTNSLLVAQALAHANRVEVVMTGGTLRGSNYALVGSGAEQSLQGLRVSRAFLSGSGLTAERGLSTSNMLSASVDRALVQAAAEVVVLADHTKLGTDTMFQTVPTDVMTRLVTDEPPPHDDRAATELQALADQGVQITVAGTAASGSASGVDGMQGRRPRREGPLPVQRRGATPLRSAPASLLDPQSQDRRVADLRRR; encoded by the coding sequence GTGTTCGCTGCAGAACGTCGCCAGTTGATTCTCGAAATGGTGCGCGCGAACGGAGCGGTATCGCTCCGGGAGCTCGCCCGCGTCGTCCAGACCTCCGAAGTGACCGTACGGCGGGACGTGCGGGCACTGGAGGCCGAAGGACTCCTCGACCGCCGGCACGGCGGTGCGGTCCTCCCCGGCGGGTTCACCCGCGAGTCCGGGTTCCCGCAGAAGTCGCACCTCGCCACGGCGGAGAAGACCGCCATCGCCGACGTCGCGGCCGGCCTCGTCGAAGAGGGCGAGGCCGTCGTCGTCGGCGCGGGCACCACCACCCAGGAGCTCGCCCGCCGGCTCGCCCGTGTGCCGGGGCTGACCGTGGTCACCAACTCCCTGCTCGTCGCCCAGGCCCTGGCACACGCCAACCGGGTCGAGGTCGTCATGACCGGCGGGACCCTGCGCGGGTCCAACTACGCGCTGGTCGGCAGCGGAGCCGAGCAGTCGCTGCAGGGCCTGCGGGTCTCCCGCGCGTTCCTCTCCGGCAGCGGCCTGACGGCCGAGCGCGGGCTGTCCACGTCGAACATGCTGTCGGCGAGCGTCGACCGGGCGCTGGTCCAGGCGGCCGCGGAGGTCGTGGTCCTCGCGGACCACACCAAGCTCGGCACCGACACCATGTTCCAGACGGTGCCGACGGACGTCATGACCCGGCTCGTCACGGACGAGCCGCCGCCGCACGACGACCGGGCCGCCACCGAACTCCAGGCCCTCGCGGACCAGGGAGTCCAGATCACCGTGGCCGGCACGGCTGCCTCCGGCTCCGCCTCCGGCGTGGACGGCATGCAGGGCCGCCGCCCCCGCCGCGAGGGCCCCCTCCCGGTCCAGCGCCGCGGCGCCACCCCCCTGCGCAGCGCCCCGGCGTCCCTCCTGGACCCCCAGTCCCAGGACCGCAGGGTGGCAGACCTCCGCCGCCGCTGA